The Microlunatus antarcticus genome window below encodes:
- a CDS encoding mycothione reductase, protein MRHFDLCVIGSGSGNSVIDDAMDDWSVAMVEAGTFGGTCLNVGCIPTKMYVYPADLAASPHQARELGVDLDLAGVRWPDIRDRIFGRIDPISSGGRDWRANRPNVSLYEQRGRFVGDHELLLEARDGRPETRITADRFVLANGSRPVIPPFPGLDQVPYETSDTVMRLPELPRSLVIVGGGYIAAEFAHVFASFGVAVTIVGRSPRLLSREDEQVSERFTELLGHRVDVRTSTEVQRVDRRAAGDGVRLTVRDGQGTESTIEADLLLVATGRKPNADTLDLATTGVEVDDEGRVVVDAQQRTTASNIFALGDVSSPHQLKHVANHEARVVKHNLLHPDALVASDHRYVPHAVFSDPQVASVGLTQAQAEEQGLDHAVAVQDYGSTAYGWAMGDKDHFVKLVGDRRTGRLLGAHLIGPQASSLIQPLIQAMSFGTPAHEVARGQYWIHPAMAEVVENALLALPSPAGSSEV, encoded by the coding sequence GTGCGACACTTCGACCTCTGCGTCATCGGCAGCGGCTCCGGCAACTCCGTGATCGACGACGCGATGGACGACTGGTCGGTCGCCATGGTCGAGGCGGGGACGTTCGGCGGGACCTGCCTCAACGTCGGCTGCATCCCGACCAAGATGTACGTCTACCCGGCTGACCTCGCCGCCTCGCCGCACCAGGCCCGGGAGCTCGGCGTCGACCTCGACCTCGCCGGCGTCCGCTGGCCCGACATCCGTGACCGGATCTTCGGCCGCATCGACCCGATCTCCTCGGGCGGTCGCGACTGGCGGGCCAATCGGCCCAACGTGAGCCTGTACGAGCAGCGGGGCCGCTTCGTCGGCGACCACGAGCTCCTCCTCGAGGCCCGCGACGGCCGCCCGGAGACCAGGATCACCGCGGACCGCTTCGTCCTCGCCAACGGCAGCCGGCCGGTGATCCCGCCGTTCCCTGGGCTCGACCAGGTCCCGTACGAGACGTCCGACACCGTCATGCGGCTGCCCGAGCTGCCGCGCTCTCTGGTGATCGTCGGGGGTGGCTACATCGCCGCCGAGTTCGCGCACGTCTTCGCCTCCTTCGGCGTCGCGGTGACGATCGTCGGGCGCTCGCCGCGTCTGCTCTCCCGCGAGGACGAGCAGGTGTCGGAGCGGTTCACCGAGCTGCTGGGCCACCGGGTCGACGTCCGGACGAGCACCGAGGTGCAGCGGGTCGACCGCCGCGCCGCGGGCGACGGGGTCCGGCTGACCGTCCGCGACGGGCAGGGGACCGAGAGCACGATCGAGGCCGACCTCCTCCTGGTCGCCACCGGCCGCAAGCCCAACGCCGACACGCTCGACCTCGCCACCACCGGCGTCGAGGTCGACGACGAGGGCCGGGTCGTCGTGGACGCCCAGCAGCGGACCACCGCGTCGAACATCTTCGCCCTCGGCGACGTGTCGTCGCCCCACCAGCTCAAGCACGTCGCCAACCACGAGGCCCGGGTCGTCAAGCACAACCTGCTGCACCCCGACGCCCTCGTGGCGTCCGACCACCGCTACGTGCCGCACGCGGTCTTCTCCGACCCCCAGGTCGCTTCGGTGGGCCTCACGCAGGCCCAGGCCGAGGAGCAGGGCCTGGACCACGCCGTGGCCGTCCAGGACTACGGCTCGACCGCCTACGGGTGGGCGATGGGCGACAAGGACCACTTCGTCAAGCTGGTCGGCGACCGACGCACCGGCCGCCTGCTCGGCGCGCACCTGATCGGCCCGCAGGCGTCCTCGCTGATCCAGCCCCTCATCCAGGCCATGAGCTTCGGCACTCCGGCCCACGAGGTGGCCCGGGGCCAGTACTGGATCCATCCGGCCATGGCCGAGGTGGTGGAGAACGCGCTGCTGGCTCTTCCTTCTCCGGCTGGGTCGTCGGAGGTCTGA
- a CDS encoding putative leader peptide has product MRTLHQRRHIDLSRTASAVCRMTTRS; this is encoded by the coding sequence ATGAGGACGCTGCACCAGCGCCGCCACATCGACCTGAGCCGGACGGCCAGCGCGGTGTGTCGAATGACCACGCGCTCCTAG
- a CDS encoding YdeI/OmpD-associated family protein has protein sequence MPAFDAEVRASGRGSHALVVPKAALTELASRRVVVRIGPESFEATLGAYGGRTFLGLKKALLTTLGVVAGDQVHVELEAAPPVEEPEAEPVPLTCLELDEALSTDAPLRDAWSALPEDHHDEYGRWVTAGDDPAARLARIARLRHRLLPS, from the coding sequence GTGCCCGCCTTCGACGCCGAGGTCCGCGCGTCGGGGCGCGGGAGCCACGCGCTGGTCGTCCCCAAGGCGGCCCTCACCGAGCTGGCTTCGCGCCGCGTCGTCGTCCGGATCGGCCCCGAGTCGTTCGAGGCGACCCTCGGCGCGTACGGCGGGCGCACGTTCCTCGGGCTGAAGAAGGCCCTCCTGACTACCCTCGGCGTCGTCGCCGGTGACCAGGTCCACGTCGAGCTCGAGGCCGCTCCTCCCGTCGAGGAGCCCGAGGCGGAGCCCGTCCCGCTGACCTGCCTCGAGCTGGACGAGGCCCTCAGCACCGACGCACCCCTGCGCGACGCCTGGTCAGCCCTACCCGAGGACCACCACGACGAGTACGGCCGCTGGGTCACCGCCGGCGACGACCCCGCCGCCCGCCTGGCCCGCATCGCCCGCCTCCGTCACCGCCTCCTCCCGAGCTGA
- a CDS encoding biotin transporter BioY, which yields MSLVSASPRTLADVVPGGLVRNVALVVGGTLFVALSALVQIPLPFTPVPLSLQTFAVLLAGAALGSRRGAASMALYLLAGMVGVPWFAGHQSGWAFASFGYVVGFVAAAWLAGRLAEAGADRKVLKSAGLLVLGNVVIYAFGVTGLAASTGMGITTALAKGVAPFLVGDLIKVVVAAALLPAAWKLVGTRRG from the coding sequence ATGTCTCTCGTCAGCGCCTCCCCCCGCACGCTCGCGGACGTCGTCCCGGGCGGCCTGGTCCGCAACGTCGCCCTCGTGGTCGGCGGCACGCTCTTCGTCGCGCTGAGCGCGCTGGTGCAGATCCCGCTCCCCTTCACGCCGGTCCCCCTGTCGCTGCAGACCTTCGCGGTCCTGCTCGCCGGTGCCGCGCTCGGCAGCCGCCGCGGCGCCGCGTCGATGGCGCTCTACCTCCTCGCCGGCATGGTCGGGGTCCCGTGGTTCGCGGGCCACCAGAGCGGCTGGGCGTTCGCGTCCTTCGGCTACGTCGTCGGCTTCGTCGCCGCGGCCTGGCTGGCCGGCCGCCTCGCCGAGGCCGGTGCCGACCGCAAGGTGCTCAAGAGCGCCGGCCTGCTGGTCCTCGGGAACGTCGTCATCTACGCCTTCGGCGTGACCGGCCTCGCCGCCAGCACCGGCATGGGGATCACCACCGCGCTGGCCAAGGGCGTCGCCCCGTTCCTCGTCGGCGACCTCATCAAGGTCGTCGTGGCCGCAGCCCTGCTGCCGGCCGCGTGGAAGCTCGTCGGCACCCGTCGCGGCTGA